A section of the Mycolicibacterium anyangense genome encodes:
- a CDS encoding glycosyltransferase, with product MATILAYGAPALGHLLPASALLRELADRGHTVHLRTSAAGVQTGERLGLHVAPVDPRIEAITSPDWTARSVFGVLKMTIDVLCRRAELEVDDLACAVAEVKPDALILDANCWGAISAADAGTLPWAVFSPFTPFLRSRGVPPVGPGMRPWPGPVGVVRDRILRAVVWQVMDRPMLPRLNAVRTRVGAPPVRSVDEFLRRAPLMLVVGGEPFEYPHPDWGDRVHLIGACASDTDVAAPDWLAAITDPVVLVTTSSIRQADSRLGEVALQALADEPVHVVATFPAGVPEDLAIPANATVRQYVPHGPLLDRAVCAVTHGGMGATVRALDRGVPVCVVPFGRDQPEVAMRVEVARCGTRLPAAKLTPARLRAKVSEAMAMADGARRVAAGFAATGGVAKGADLIEQHLLSRSAVPAQPKCTPWASGSSEE from the coding sequence ATGGCCACGATTCTGGCGTATGGCGCACCGGCGCTGGGGCACCTGTTGCCCGCGAGCGCGCTACTGCGCGAACTCGCCGACCGCGGCCACACCGTCCATCTGCGGACCTCGGCAGCCGGAGTGCAGACCGGCGAGCGGTTGGGCCTGCATGTCGCGCCGGTCGACCCGCGCATCGAGGCCATCACCAGCCCGGACTGGACCGCGCGCAGCGTCTTCGGCGTGCTGAAGATGACGATCGACGTGCTGTGCCGCCGCGCCGAGCTCGAGGTCGACGACCTGGCCTGCGCCGTCGCCGAGGTCAAGCCGGACGCCCTGATTCTCGACGCGAACTGCTGGGGGGCCATCTCGGCAGCCGACGCCGGCACTCTCCCGTGGGCGGTGTTCAGCCCGTTCACCCCGTTCCTGCGCTCCCGTGGCGTACCGCCGGTGGGTCCGGGGATGCGTCCGTGGCCCGGCCCGGTGGGTGTGGTCAGGGACCGCATCCTGCGGGCGGTGGTCTGGCAGGTGATGGACCGCCCGATGCTGCCGCGGCTCAATGCGGTGCGCACCCGGGTGGGGGCGCCGCCGGTGCGCTCGGTCGACGAGTTCCTGCGCCGGGCACCGCTGATGCTCGTCGTCGGAGGGGAACCGTTCGAATATCCGCACCCGGACTGGGGCGATCGCGTCCACCTCATCGGCGCGTGCGCATCCGACACCGATGTCGCGGCGCCGGACTGGCTGGCGGCGATCACCGATCCCGTCGTGCTGGTCACCACGTCATCGATCCGGCAGGCCGATTCGCGCCTCGGTGAGGTGGCGTTGCAGGCGCTGGCCGACGAACCCGTGCATGTGGTGGCGACGTTTCCGGCCGGTGTGCCGGAGGATCTGGCGATCCCGGCCAATGCGACCGTCCGACAGTACGTTCCACACGGCCCGCTGCTCGATCGGGCGGTGTGTGCGGTGACGCACGGTGGGATGGGGGCGACGGTGCGCGCGCTGGACCGTGGTGTGCCGGTGTGCGTGGTGCCGTTCGGCAGGGATCAGCCGGAGGTCGCGATGCGCGTGGAGGTGGCGCGCTGCGGTACCCGGCTTCCGGCCGCCAAGCTCACCCCGGCGAGGTTGCGCGCCAAGGTGTCCGAGGCGATGGCCATGGCCGACGGAGCCCGCCGGGTGGCCGCCGGCTTCGCCGCCACCGGGGGAGTGGCCAAGGGCGCTGACCTGATCGAGCAGCACCTGCTCAGCCGCAGCGCCGTGCCGGCTCAGCCGAAGTGCACGCCCTGGGCCAGCGGTAGCTCCGAGGAGTAG